A genomic window from Fusarium oxysporum Fo47 chromosome VIII, complete sequence includes:
- a CDS encoding uncharacterized protein (of unknown function-domain containing protein), translated as MDDGSPQTFSGPSTSGPRSGYEKQFFDMEKYLRAMDRLDSGASPVVDDFAFDGYKQSMDFPRNRMMDRRRMSQFDDWEAPARQGRKRPRARHPIIDEDEVPMTVSTTIRKGIQVGNPTELWTFYEQRFKNMQQTACKLIAKAWVKAVEPKKQSTHPYTGSDEKAPDWWPKPWGPTKEDKVRHKEPDHLYKRERVHLLNHILRMIVEPNKTQHPDIQKLNLNVKKLEEITIEALSGFFADKDNPANAKKRPFLNEIFKVAKQQERYKDGMIDGTTEVFVMADDKMLDSYASGNDDDGPVPKEEDDQDVQPNKLAAVPGMMPSSNSHSSGASLHGTPFLGGELPVRGNQYNHSMMQDMAPDQHGFVENNAMPVNGQPAVHPNSGNLGIDMGVPPAAHDSGRRSSIFSASADYAGQNGTTIYTQQWQPGSTAPNSTSMYTFTQQPANPPATAFVSPGVPMNQAQPYMNASFDGLTRGYDPNQPTMFRTGSVAQPSQVHPTPGYDYMSQDSRGLPGVKVDDVPRHAMH; from the exons ATGGATGACGGAAGCCCTCAAACCTTCTCTGGCCCTAGTACCTCCGGACCTCGAAGTGGTTACGAGAAACAGTTTTTTGATATGGAAAAATACTTGAGGGCTATGGACCGCTTGGATTCTG GTGCGAGCCCTGTCGTTGATGACTTCGCATTCGATGGGTACAAGCAATCTATGGACTTTCCAAGGAATCGTATGATGGACCGCCGACGAATGTCTCAGTTTGACGATTGGGAAGCGCCAGCACGACAAGGCCGGAAAAGACCAAGAGCTCGCCACCCCATcattgatgaagatgaagtgCCCATGACTGTATCAACAACAATCCGAAAGGGTATTCAGGTTGGAAATCCCACGGAGCTTTGGACGTTTTATGAGCAACGTTTCAAAAACATGCAGCAAACGGCTTGCAAGCTCATAGCAAAAGCATGGGTCAAGGCCGTGGAGCCAAAGAAGCAGTCTACACATCCTTACACGGGAAGCGACGAGAAGGCACCCGACTGGTGGCCCAAGCCCTGGGGCCCAACAAAGGAGGATAAGGTGCGGCACAAGGAGCCAGACCATCTCTACAAACGAG AGCGAGTTCATCTTCTTAACCACATCCTCAGAATGATCGTGGAGCCCAATAAGACTCAGCACCCTGACATTCAAAAGCTAAATCTCAAcgtgaagaagctggaggagaTTACGATCGAGGCTCTTTCAGGCTTTTTCGCGGACAAGGATAATCCAGCCAATGCGAAGAAGCGACCGTTTCTCAATGAGATTTTCAAAGTGGCCAAGCAACAGGAACGTTACAAAGACGGGATGATTG ATGGGACAACGGAGGTTTTTGTCATGGCAGACGACAAGATGCTTGATTCGTATGCATCCGGTAACGATGACGACGGGCCTGTTcccaaggaagaggatgaccAAGATGTGCAACCAAATAAGTTGGCGGCAGTCCCTGGTATGATGCCTTCGTCAAACAGCCACAGCTCAGGTGCTTCACTGCATGGCACACCTTTCCTCGGTGGAGAGCTACCTGTACGAGGCAACCAGTACAACCACTCGATGATGCAGGACATGGCTCCAGACCAGCACGGCTTTGTTGAGAACAACGCCATGCCGGTCAATGGTCAACCTGCGGTCCACCCTAATAGCGGGAACCTCGGTATAGATATGGGTGTGCCTCCTGCTGCACATGATTCTGGACGTCGTTCATCCATCTTCAGCGCCTCAGCAGATTACGCAGGACAGAATGGCACAACGATATACACCCAGCAATGGCAGCCGGGTTCCACAGCGCCAAACTCGACGTCAATGTATACCTTCACTCAACAGCCAGCCAATCCGCCAGCGACCGCTTTTGTCAGCCCCGGGGTTCCCATGAATCAGGCTCAGCCATATATGAATGCCTCGTTCGATGGACTCACGCGGGGATATGACCCCAATCAGCCTACTATGTTCCGAACAGGAAGTGTGGCACAACCGTCACAGGTCCATCCGACTCCGGGCTATGACTATATGTCTCAGGACAGTCGAGGGTTGCCCGGTGTCAAGGTGGATGATGTACCGCGACATGCGATGCATTAG